One window from the genome of Camelus bactrianus isolate YW-2024 breed Bactrian camel chromosome 4, ASM4877302v1, whole genome shotgun sequence encodes:
- the CCDC107 gene encoding coiled-coil domain-containing protein 107 isoform X1, which produces MARVVLLVGVLGLLLVSALPEVLGDRPSPEHWTHPGDAAQVSLGATEPRRRLPPPRDQRERARAGALPLGALYTAAVVAFVLFKCLQQGKDEAAVLQEEASRKELLQSEQQLAQLTQQLAQTEQHLNSLMAQLDPLFERVTTLAGAQQELLQVKLQTIHQLLQESKPNKGVEVPEPEASTPFPEDLCIEEDEEEDGDSQAWEEPLNWSAGTRNLATPKEVVQGLRRRCRKAAAKGPRHSPYLEGGTAADGLVKQSLFL; this is translated from the exons ATGGCGAGGGTGGTGTTGCTCGTGGGTGTGCTGGGGCTGCTACTTGTGTCTGCGCTGCCCGAGGTCCTCGGAGACCGCCCCAGCCCTGAGCACTGGACACACCCAG GGGACGCCGCCCAGGTCAGCCTTGGGGCCACGGAACCCCGGCGGCGGTTGCCGCCGCCCAGGGACCAGCGCGAGAGGGCTCGGGCCGGGGCTCTGCCCTTGGGGGCGCTGTACACCGCGGCCGTCGTGGCTTTTGTGCTGTTCAAGTGTTTGCAG CAGGGGAAAGATGAGGCTGCTGTTCTCCAAGAGGAGGCAAGCAGGAAGGAATTACTGCAGTCAG AGCAACAGCTGGCCCAGCTGACACAACAGCTGGCCCAGACAGAGCAACACCTGAATAGTCTGATGGCCCAGCTGGACCCCCTTTTTGAGCG TGTGACGACCTTGGCGGGAGCCCAGCAGGAGCTTCTGCAAGTAAAGCTACAGACCATCCACCAGCTGCTACAAGAGAGCAAGCCAAACAAGGGTGTGGAGGTTCCAGAACCAG AGGCCAGCACACCCTTTCCTGAGGATTTATGTATagaggaggatgaggaagaggaTGGTGACAGTCAGGCCTGGGAGGAGCCCCTAAACTGGAGCGCAGGGACAAGGAACCTAGCTACTCCCAAGGAAGTGGTGCAGGGGCTAAGGAGAAGATGCAGAAAGGCTGCAGCCAAGGGCCCCAGGCACAGCCCCTACCTGGAAGGAGGGACAGCAGCTGACGGTTTAGTAAAACAAAGTCTGTTCTTGTGA
- the CCDC107 gene encoding coiled-coil domain-containing protein 107 isoform X2 produces MARVVLLVGVLGLLLVSALPEVLGDRPSPEHWTHPGDAAQVSLGATEPRRRLPPPRDQRERARAGALPLGALYTAAVVAFVLFKCLQGKDEAAVLQEEASRKELLQSEQQLAQLTQQLAQTEQHLNSLMAQLDPLFERVTTLAGAQQELLQVKLQTIHQLLQESKPNKGVEVPEPEASTPFPEDLCIEEDEEEDGDSQAWEEPLNWSAGTRNLATPKEVVQGLRRRCRKAAAKGPRHSPYLEGGTAADGLVKQSLFL; encoded by the exons ATGGCGAGGGTGGTGTTGCTCGTGGGTGTGCTGGGGCTGCTACTTGTGTCTGCGCTGCCCGAGGTCCTCGGAGACCGCCCCAGCCCTGAGCACTGGACACACCCAG GGGACGCCGCCCAGGTCAGCCTTGGGGCCACGGAACCCCGGCGGCGGTTGCCGCCGCCCAGGGACCAGCGCGAGAGGGCTCGGGCCGGGGCTCTGCCCTTGGGGGCGCTGTACACCGCGGCCGTCGTGGCTTTTGTGCTGTTCAAGTGTTTGCAG GGGAAAGATGAGGCTGCTGTTCTCCAAGAGGAGGCAAGCAGGAAGGAATTACTGCAGTCAG AGCAACAGCTGGCCCAGCTGACACAACAGCTGGCCCAGACAGAGCAACACCTGAATAGTCTGATGGCCCAGCTGGACCCCCTTTTTGAGCG TGTGACGACCTTGGCGGGAGCCCAGCAGGAGCTTCTGCAAGTAAAGCTACAGACCATCCACCAGCTGCTACAAGAGAGCAAGCCAAACAAGGGTGTGGAGGTTCCAGAACCAG AGGCCAGCACACCCTTTCCTGAGGATTTATGTATagaggaggatgaggaagaggaTGGTGACAGTCAGGCCTGGGAGGAGCCCCTAAACTGGAGCGCAGGGACAAGGAACCTAGCTACTCCCAAGGAAGTGGTGCAGGGGCTAAGGAGAAGATGCAGAAAGGCTGCAGCCAAGGGCCCCAGGCACAGCCCCTACCTGGAAGGAGGGACAGCAGCTGACGGTTTAGTAAAACAAAGTCTGTTCTTGTGA
- the ARHGEF39 gene encoding rho guanine nucleotide exchange factor 39 isoform X1 → MAWAQDRICTETTAPFSILQMGHCSPVSVCTPKSPDSKSRLLPQLCATQRKATHQPHPALPGQAPSTYRALTVGRGPTEKTSNIPVLSAASRRQGARSPPRPRPRPRSRWRLNLQRAETGSVDPQAGMESLGPGARCPVQEQRARWERKRACTAWELLETERRYHEQLGLVATYFVGILRAKGTVRPPERQALFGPWELIYGASQELLPYLEGGRWGQGLEGFCPHLKLYTQYAANAERSRTTLQEQLKNKRFRKFVQLQEGRPEFGGLQLQDLLPLPLQRLQQYENLAVALAENTGPNSPDHEQLTRAARLISETAQRVHTIGQKQKNDQHLQRVQGLLSGRQAKGLTSGRWFLRQGWLLVVPPRGEPRPRMFFLFSDALLMAKPRPPLHLLQSGTFACQALYPMAECQLHRVFGHSGGPCGGLLSLSFPHEKLLLMSTDQEELLGWYHSLTLAISNQKN, encoded by the exons ATGGCATGGGCTCAGGACAGAATATGTACCGAAACTACTGCCCCTTTCTCAATTCTACAGATGGGACACTGCAGCCCTGTCAGTGTCTGCACCCCCAAGTCTCCTGACTCAAAGTCCAGGCTGCTGCCCCAACTTTGTGCCACTCAGAGGAAGGCCACCCACCAGCCCCACCCCGCCCTGCCTGGGCAGGCGCCGTCCACCTACAGAGCCCTGACGGTGGGCCGAGGCCCTACGGAAAAGACCTCAAATATACCCGTCCTGAGCGCAGCCTCCAGACGCCAGGGGGCGCGCTCTCCTCCCaggccgcggccccgcccccggagCCGTTGGCGTTTGAATCTCCAGCGGGCTGAGACCGGAAGTGTTGACCCTCAAGCCGGTATGGAGAGCCTAGGTCCCGGTGCCCGGTGCCCGGTGCAAGAGCAGCGTGCTCGTTGGGAGCGGAAACGCGCCTGCACCGCCTGGGAGCTGCTGGAGACTGAGAGGCGCTACCACGAACAGCTGGGGCTGGTGGCCACG TACTTCGTGGGGATTCTGAGAGCCAAGGGCACCGTGCGACCACCAGAGCGCCAGGCCCTGTTTGGGCCCTGGGAACTCATTTACGGCGCTAGTCA AGAGCTGCTTCCCTACCTCGAAGGAGGGCGCTGGGGACAGGGTCTGGAGGGCTTCTGCCCCCACCTGAAGCTCTATACCCAATACGCTGCCAACGCTGAGAGGTCCCGGACCACCCTGCAG GAGCAACTAAAGAACAAACGGTTCCGGAAGTTTGTGCAACTTCAGGAAGGCCGCCCTGAGTTTGGGGGCCTTCAACTCCAAgacctcctccctctgcctctgcagagGCTCCAACA GTATGAGAATCTTGCTGTTGCTTTGGCTGAAAACACAGGTCCTAACAGCCCTGACCACGAACAGCTCACAA GGGCTGCCCGGCTGATAAGTGAGACTGCTCAGAGAGTCCACACCATTGGTCAGAAACAGAAGAATGACCAGCACCTCCAGCGTGTCCAGGGTCTGCTCAGTGGACGGCAGGCAAAGGGGCTTACCTCAG GTCGCTGGTTCCTACGCCAGGGCTGGCTGTTGGTGGTGCCTCCCCGGGGGGAGCCTCGGCCTCGAAtgttcttcctcttctctgaTGCACTCCTCATGGCCAAGCCTCGACCCCCATTGCACCTGCTGCAGAGTGGCACCTTTGCCTGCCAGGCTCTCTACCCTATGGCTGAGTGTCAACTCCACAGGGTCTTTGGCCACTCAGGAGGCCCTTGTGGTGGACTGCTCAGT CTGTCCTTTCCACATGAGAAGCTACTGCTTATGTCCACAGACCAGGAGGAGCTGTTGGGCTGGTACCACAGTCTGACTCTGGCCATCAG CAACCAGAAGAACTAG
- the ARHGEF39 gene encoding rho guanine nucleotide exchange factor 39 isoform X2, with amino-acid sequence MAGGLEWESIYRKSDDKMGHCSPVSVCTPKSPDSKSRLLPQLCATQRKATHQPHPALPGQAPSTYRALTVGRGPTEKTSNIPVLSAASRRQGARSPPRPRPRPRSRWRLNLQRAETGSVDPQAGMESLGPGARCPVQEQRARWERKRACTAWELLETERRYHEQLGLVATYFVGILRAKGTVRPPERQALFGPWELIYGASQELLPYLEGGRWGQGLEGFCPHLKLYTQYAANAERSRTTLQEQLKNKRFRKFVQLQEGRPEFGGLQLQDLLPLPLQRLQQYENLAVALAENTGPNSPDHEQLTRAARLISETAQRVHTIGQKQKNDQHLQRVQGLLSGRQAKGLTSGRWFLRQGWLLVVPPRGEPRPRMFFLFSDALLMAKPRPPLHLLQSGTFACQALYPMAECQLHRVFGHSGGPCGGLLSLSFPHEKLLLMSTDQEELLGWYHSLTLAISNQKN; translated from the exons ATGGGACACTGCAGCCCTGTCAGTGTCTGCACCCCCAAGTCTCCTGACTCAAAGTCCAGGCTGCTGCCCCAACTTTGTGCCACTCAGAGGAAGGCCACCCACCAGCCCCACCCCGCCCTGCCTGGGCAGGCGCCGTCCACCTACAGAGCCCTGACGGTGGGCCGAGGCCCTACGGAAAAGACCTCAAATATACCCGTCCTGAGCGCAGCCTCCAGACGCCAGGGGGCGCGCTCTCCTCCCaggccgcggccccgcccccggagCCGTTGGCGTTTGAATCTCCAGCGGGCTGAGACCGGAAGTGTTGACCCTCAAGCCGGTATGGAGAGCCTAGGTCCCGGTGCCCGGTGCCCGGTGCAAGAGCAGCGTGCTCGTTGGGAGCGGAAACGCGCCTGCACCGCCTGGGAGCTGCTGGAGACTGAGAGGCGCTACCACGAACAGCTGGGGCTGGTGGCCACG TACTTCGTGGGGATTCTGAGAGCCAAGGGCACCGTGCGACCACCAGAGCGCCAGGCCCTGTTTGGGCCCTGGGAACTCATTTACGGCGCTAGTCA AGAGCTGCTTCCCTACCTCGAAGGAGGGCGCTGGGGACAGGGTCTGGAGGGCTTCTGCCCCCACCTGAAGCTCTATACCCAATACGCTGCCAACGCTGAGAGGTCCCGGACCACCCTGCAG GAGCAACTAAAGAACAAACGGTTCCGGAAGTTTGTGCAACTTCAGGAAGGCCGCCCTGAGTTTGGGGGCCTTCAACTCCAAgacctcctccctctgcctctgcagagGCTCCAACA GTATGAGAATCTTGCTGTTGCTTTGGCTGAAAACACAGGTCCTAACAGCCCTGACCACGAACAGCTCACAA GGGCTGCCCGGCTGATAAGTGAGACTGCTCAGAGAGTCCACACCATTGGTCAGAAACAGAAGAATGACCAGCACCTCCAGCGTGTCCAGGGTCTGCTCAGTGGACGGCAGGCAAAGGGGCTTACCTCAG GTCGCTGGTTCCTACGCCAGGGCTGGCTGTTGGTGGTGCCTCCCCGGGGGGAGCCTCGGCCTCGAAtgttcttcctcttctctgaTGCACTCCTCATGGCCAAGCCTCGACCCCCATTGCACCTGCTGCAGAGTGGCACCTTTGCCTGCCAGGCTCTCTACCCTATGGCTGAGTGTCAACTCCACAGGGTCTTTGGCCACTCAGGAGGCCCTTGTGGTGGACTGCTCAGT CTGTCCTTTCCACATGAGAAGCTACTGCTTATGTCCACAGACCAGGAGGAGCTGTTGGGCTGGTACCACAGTCTGACTCTGGCCATCAG CAACCAGAAGAACTAG